From Terriglobales bacterium:
CGAGCTGAGGAACGTCATGACCACGGCAACGGCAAGCAAGGGGCTGGAAGGAGTCGTCGCAGCCAATTCCAGTATTTGTTACATCGATGGGGAGCGCGGCATTCTCGCCTATCGCGGCTATGACATCCACGATCTTGCTGACAACTCCACCTTCGAGGAAACCTGCTACCTGCTGTGGTTCGGCAAGCTGCCCACCCGCAGCGAGTTGGACGACCTAAAGGCTCACCTGGCGGCCGAACGCAAGCTGGACCCGGCCATCATCAATCTGTTGCGCCAGTCGCCGCGGAGTGCGTCGCCGATGGAAGTGTTGCGCACCGCGGTTTCCGCGCTCTCGTTCTACGATCCCGATACGCACCACAACGACCACGTCGCCGATGTGCGCAAGACCTACCGTCTCACTTCGCAGATCGCCGAAATCGTCGCCGCCTACGACCGCGTCCGCAAGGGGCGGGCCGTGGTGGAGCCCGATCGCTCCCTTTCCCACGCCGCCAACTTCCTGCTGATGCTCAACGGCGAGAAACCCTCTCCCACCGCCGAAAAGGCCATGGACGTGGCTCTGATCCTGCATGCCGACCACGAGCTGAACGCCTCCACCTTCGCCGCCCGGGTGACCGC
This genomic window contains:
- a CDS encoding citrate synthase produces the protein MSARLALELRNVMTTATASKGLEGVVAANSSICYIDGERGILAYRGYDIHDLADNSTFEETCYLLWFGKLPTRSELDDLKAHLAAERKLDPAIINLLRQSPRSASPMEVLRTAVSALSFYDPDTHHNDHVADVRKTYRLTSQIAEIVAAYDRVRKGRAVVEPDRSLSHAANFLLMLNGEKPSPTAEKAMDVALILHADHELNASTFAARVTAATLSDMHSAITSAIGALKGPLHGGANEEVMRLLQAIDEAGEDPVEHVKAMLAKKEKVPGFGHRVYHTEDPRATHLRQMSDDLGRSSGQHKWFEMSRKIEEFINREKKLNANVDFYSASTYTALGLDIDLFTPIFAVSRISGWTAHVLEQHADNRLIRPRAEYQGALPPVPYVPIDRR